In Elaeis guineensis isolate ETL-2024a chromosome 1, EG11, whole genome shotgun sequence, a genomic segment contains:
- the LOC105035040 gene encoding uncharacterized protein isoform X5 encodes MLLYELCKDEMRSKCVLGTMPYNIHSPMRNWYHFVTYSRQAILLWTSLTVVLCNCSPSFKCPLEEYEALLELRYSLLHNNLPSPPTWGRERDCCLWEGVTCNNRTHQVMKLTLSSLEEYDELANWQLNFNIFFSFHELRLLDLSNINIGGLQSQIDISRFKKLKILDLSNNQLTGTIPLSFKNQSSLRVLNLQGNYLNGTLDVQDKSRFRKLKILDLSDNSLTGTIPLYLKNLSSLNALYLGGNMLNGTLHMQDKSRFKKLKILDLIDNSNTGTIPLYLKNPSSHNALYLGGNMLNGTLHMQDKLGFRKLKILDLSDNSLTGTISLYLKNLSSLNALYLRGNMLNGTLHMQDKSGFRKLKILDLSGNSLTGTIPLYLKNLSSLNALYLSQNMLNGTLHMQDNLGFRKLKILDLSDNSLTGTISLYLKNLSSLNALYLRGNMLNGTLHMQDKSGFRKLKILDLRGNSLTGTIPLYLKNLSSLNALYLSQNMLNGTLHMQDKLGFRKLKILDLSYNKFTGTIPLLFGNLSSLSALYLRRSILNGTLHMQGLLGMRKLRVLDLGFNQLTGGIPIALGNLSSLNSLYLGQNSLTGSVPSQALSRLENLRHLDLSGNQLNGSLPLSLKKLVSLQYLDLSNNLMKGNIPACIFAGLVSLKSLDLSHNLFDGHFSFSSFANPSKLVSLQYLDLSNNLMKGNIPARIFAGLVSLQYLDLSYNLFDGHFSFSSFGNLSRLEYIDLSNNEELFIHLDRGKFVPSLQLRILILSHCNLDANLHASSSFIASQCMLQALDLSHNNLRGNFPNWLFKNLTRLIFLNLRNNSIKGEFQFPKHLNTSMSQIDISMNLLNGSIPTDIGTIFSYMEALNLSSNYLTKNIPSSFGSMNSLYFLDLSNNLLSGEVPTHLMGPNLIVLKLSNNKLHGQLRCPNHSLGLPSHIYLDGNNFTGTLRSILSQPLSLLDVHNNQLSGTIPQSIGLVSSLISLNLAGNHFHGQIPNHICNLTFLYVLDLSHNNLSGPLPHCFQSSELVLLKFTGNALTGTIPSNYFNISDLTALDVSNNQLSGKLPRQIGENIPLEILVLSGNSLEGPVPIELCKLQSLHVLDLSQNNISGSIPSCFGKMHFRKSDSAHQYLSVVGELGFGSRWEVNTGVESYITEIMIVDLISKGNLYAYRTDYLVLMSAIDLSANKLTGNIPLEIGNLDELVQLNLSHNQLTGPIPQTFSKLHQIESLDLSHNQLSGVIPSQLTQLKFLEVFSVAYNILSGCTPDFKDQFATFNVSSYEGNIGLHGPPLEKTCTSDSSPTVEVEENQDDSSVDDAIFFAILVASFAAGFWGCISFLLCHHTGQHIRSIMNGYVDLLTERILMAVDKWICMQRNRK; translated from the exons ATGCTTTTATATGAATTGTGCAAGGACGAGATGAGAAGCAAATGTGTATTAGGTACCATGCCTTACAACATTCACTCCCCAATGAGGAATTGGTACCACTTTGTCACCTATTCAAGGCAAGCAATTTTGTTATGGACTTCACTGACTGTAGTTCTATGCAACTGTAGCCCCAGCTTCAAGTGTCCTTTGGAGGAGTATGAAGCTCTATTAGAGCTTAGATATTCTCTCCTTCATAATAACCTCCCTTCACCACCTACATGGGGAAGAGAAAGAGACTGCTGCCTTTGGGAGGGAGTAACTTGCAACAATAGAACACATCAAGTGATGAAGCTGACGCTATCGAGCCTAGAAGAATATGATGAATTGGCGAATTGGCAATTGAATTTCaacatttttttctcctttcatgAGCTCCGACTACTTGACTTGTCCAACATTAATATTGGAGGATTGCAATCACAGATAG ATATATCAAGATTCAAAAAGTTGAAAATCCTTGATCTCAGCAATAACCAACTCACTGGAACTATTCCGTTATCTTTTAAAAATCAATCTTCGCTTAGGGTCCTAAATCTGCAAGGCAACTATCTAAATGGCACACTTGATGTGCAAG ATAAATCAAGATTCAGAAAGTTGAAGATCCTTGATCTCAGTGATAACAGCCTCACTGGGACTATTCCATTATATctcaaaaatctatcttcacttaatgcCCTATATCTAGGGGGCAACATGCTAAATGGCACACTTCATATGCAAG ACAAATCAAGATTCAAAAAGTTAAAAATTCTTGATCTCATTGATAACAGCAACACTGGGACTATTCCATTATATTTGAAAAATCCATCTTCACATAATGCCTTATATCTAGGAGGCAACATGCTAAATGGCACACTTCATATGCAAG ATAAATTAGGATTCAGAAAGTTGAAGATCCTTGATCTTAGTGATAACAGCCTCACTGGGACTATTTCATTATATctcaaaaatctatcttcacttaacgCCCTATATCTAAGGGGCAACATGCTAAATGGCACACTTCATATGCAAG ATAAATCAGGATTCAGAAAGTTGAAGATCCTTGATCTCAGTGGTAACAGCCTCACTGGGACTATTCCATTATATctcaaaaatctatcttcacttaatgcCCTATATCTATCGCAGAACATGCTAAATGGCACACTTCATATGCAAG ATAATTTAGGATTCAGAAAGTTGAAGATCCTTGATCTTAGTGATAACAGCCTCACTGGGACTATTTCATTATATctcaaaaatctatcttcacttaatgcCCTATATCTAAGGGGCAACATGCTAAATGGCACACTTCATATGCAAG ATAAATCGGGATTCAGAAAGTTGAAGATCCTTGATCTTCGTGGTAACAGTCTCACTGGGACTATTCCATTATATctcaaaaatctatcttcacttaatgcCCTATATCTATCGCAGAACATGCTAAATGGCACACTTCATATGCAAG ATAAATTAGGATTCAGAAAGTTGAAAATCCTTGATCTCAGCTATAACAAGTTCACTGGAACTATTCCATTATTGTTTGGAAATCTATCATCACTTAGTGCCCTATATCTAAGGAGGAGCATATTAAATGGCACACTTCATATGCAAG GCCTTCTGGGAATGCGGAAGCTTAGAGTGCTTGATCTTGGATTTAATCAGCTCACAGGAGGGATACCCATAGCCTTGGGAAATTTATCTTCCCTTAATTCCTTATATTTGGGTCAAAATAGTCTAACAGGTTCAGTGCCTTCACAAG CGCTCAGTAGACTGGAGAACCTACGTCATTTGGATCTCTCTGGCAACCAACTAAATGGAAGTCTTCCGTTATCTCTAAAGAAACTAGTTTCTCTTCAATATTTAGATCTTTCTAATAACTTGATGAAGGGTAATATTCCAGCATGCATCTTTGCAGGTCTTGTTTCTCTTAAATCTTTAGATCTTTCTCACAACCTATTTGATGGGCATTTCTCATTTTCCTCCTTTGCTAATCCTTCAAAACTAGTTTCTCTTCAATATTTAGATCTTTCTAATAACCTGATGAAGGGTAATATTCCAGCACGCATCTTTGCAGGTCTTGTTTCACTTCAGTATCTAGATCTTTCTTATAACCTATTTGATGGGCATTTCTCATTTTCCTCCTTTGGTAATCTTTCAAGGCTAGAATATATCGACTTGTCAAACAATGAGGAATTATTTATACATCTTGACAGAGGAAAGTTTGTTCCATCCTTGCAGCTACGGATCCTCATCTTGTCACATTGTAACCTTGATGCGAACCTCCATGCTTCCTCATCTTTTATTGCTTCCCAATGCATGTTACAAGCTCTTGATCTTTCCCACAATAACTTGAGAGGAAATTTTCCCAATTGGTTGTTCAAAAATCTAACTAGACTGATATTTCTCAACTTGAGAAACAACTCAATAAAGGGTGAGTTTCAATTCCCAAAGCATCTGAATACAAGCATGTCCCAAATTGATATCTCTATGAATTTGCTCAATGGATCGATTCCTACAGACATCGGCacaatattttcatatatggaggCCCTAAATTTATCCTCAAATTATCTAActaaaaatattccttcatcattTGGAAGTATGAATTCTCTATATTTTTTGGATTTATCCAATAATCTATTATCCGGTGAAGTACCAACTCACCTGATGGGTCCTAATTTGATTGTCTTGAAGCTTTCCAACAACAAATTGCATGGGCAGTTACGTTGTCCAAATCATAGTCTTGGTCTTCCTTCACATATTTATTTGGATGGGAACAATTTTACCGGAACGTTGCGGAGCATTCTATCACAACCATTATCGCTATTGGATGTCCACAATAACCAATTATCGGGTACAATTCCACAGAGTATAGGACTTGTTTCCAGTCTAATTAGTCTCAACCTCGCAGGAAATCATTTCCATGGCCAAATACCAAATCATATATGTAATCTAACATTTCTTTACGTGTTAGACTTATCCCATAATAACCTCTCCGGGCCATTACCTCATTGCTTCCAATCATCCGAACTAGTGCTTCTCAAGTTCACTGGGAATGCTTTAACAGGCACAATTCcaagtaattattttaatatttcagACCTTACAGCATTGGATGTCAGCAATAACCAGCTTTCAGGTAAACTGCCAAGACAGATAGGAGAAAATATACCTTTGGAGATTCTTGTTCTTAGTGGAAACTCACTTGAAGGCCCTGTACCAATTGAGTTATGCAAGCTACAGTCTTTACATGTTCTGGATCTTTCGCAAAACAATATTTCAGGATCAATACCCTCTTGCTTTGGCAAAATGCACTTCAGAAAATCTGATTCAGCACATCAATATTTGTCTGTCGTTGGCGAATTGGGTTTTGGTAGTCGATGGGAAGTCAATACGGGTGTGGAGTCTTACATAACTGAGATAATGATTGTAGACCTCATCAGCAAAGGCAACTTATATGCCTACAGAACGGATTATTTGGTTCTGATGTCTGCAATTGATTTGTCAGCAAACAAGCTGACTGGAAACATCCCACTAGAAATTGGAAATCTGGATGAGCTTGTACAATTGAATCTATCACACAATCAGCTAACAGGTCCAATCCCACAAACTTTCTCAAAACTCCATCAGATTGAGAGCTTGGATTTATCACACAATCAGTTGAGTGGTGTGATACCTTCGCAATTGACTCAACTAAAGTTCTTAGAGGTCTTTTCAGTGGCCTACAATATCTTATCTGGATGTACACCGGATTTCAAAGATCAATTTGCCACATTTAACGTGAGTAGCTATGAGGGTAATATTGGAT
- the LOC105035040 gene encoding uncharacterized protein isoform X4, which translates to MLLYELCKDEMRSKCVLGTMPYNIHSPMRNWYHFVTYSRQAILLWTSLTVVLCNCSPSFKCPLEEYEALLELRYSLLHNNLPSPPTWGRERDCCLWEGVTCNNRTHQVMKLTLSSLEEYDELANWQLNFNIFFSFHELRLLDLSNINIGGLQSQIDISRFKKLKILDLSNNQLTGTIPLSFKNQSSLRVLNLQGNYLNGTLDVQDISGFQKLKILDLSFNGLTGTIPLSFRNLSSLSALYLRGNMLNGTLHVQDKSRFRKLKILDLSDNSLTGTIPLYLKNLSSLNALYLGGNMLNGTLHMQDKSRFKKLKILDLIDNSNTGTIPLYLKNPSSHNALYLGGNMLNGTLHMQDKLGFRKLKILDLSDNSLTGTISLYLKNLSSLNALYLRGNMLNGTLHMQDNLGFRKLKILDLSDNSLTGTISLYLKNLSSLNALYLRGNMLNGTLHMQDKSGFRKLKILDLRGNSLTGTIPLYLKNLSSLNALYLSQNMLNGTLHMQDKLGFRKLKILDLSYNKFTGTIPLLFGNLSSLSALYLRRSILNGTLHMQGLLGMRKLRVLDLGFNQLTGGIPIALGNLSSLNSLYLGQNSLTGSVPSQALSRLENLRHLDLSGNQLNGSLPLSLKKLVSLQYLDLSNNLMKGNIPACIFAGLVSLKSLDLSHNLFDGHFSFSSFANPSKLVSLQYLDLSNNLMKGNIPARIFAGLVSLQYLDLSYNLFDGHFSFSSFGNLSRLEYIDLSNNEELFIHLDRGKFVPSLQLRILILSHCNLDANLHASSSFIASQCMLQALDLSHNNLRGNFPNWLFKNLTRLIFLNLRNNSIKGEFQFPKHLNTSMSQIDISMNLLNGSIPTDIGTIFSYMEALNLSSNYLTKNIPSSFGSMNSLYFLDLSNNLLSGEVPTHLMGPNLIVLKLSNNKLHGQLRCPNHSLGLPSHIYLDGNNFTGTLRSILSQPLSLLDVHNNQLSGTIPQSIGLVSSLISLNLAGNHFHGQIPNHICNLTFLYVLDLSHNNLSGPLPHCFQSSELVLLKFTGNALTGTIPSNYFNISDLTALDVSNNQLSGKLPRQIGENIPLEILVLSGNSLEGPVPIELCKLQSLHVLDLSQNNISGSIPSCFGKMHFRKSDSAHQYLSVVGELGFGSRWEVNTGVESYITEIMIVDLISKGNLYAYRTDYLVLMSAIDLSANKLTGNIPLEIGNLDELVQLNLSHNQLTGPIPQTFSKLHQIESLDLSHNQLSGVIPSQLTQLKFLEVFSVAYNILSGCTPDFKDQFATFNVSSYEGNIGLHGPPLEKTCTSDSSPTVEVEENQDDSSVDDAIFFAILVASFAAGFWGCISFLLCHHTGQHIRSIMNGYVDLLTERILMAVDKWICMQRNRK; encoded by the exons ATGCTTTTATATGAATTGTGCAAGGACGAGATGAGAAGCAAATGTGTATTAGGTACCATGCCTTACAACATTCACTCCCCAATGAGGAATTGGTACCACTTTGTCACCTATTCAAGGCAAGCAATTTTGTTATGGACTTCACTGACTGTAGTTCTATGCAACTGTAGCCCCAGCTTCAAGTGTCCTTTGGAGGAGTATGAAGCTCTATTAGAGCTTAGATATTCTCTCCTTCATAATAACCTCCCTTCACCACCTACATGGGGAAGAGAAAGAGACTGCTGCCTTTGGGAGGGAGTAACTTGCAACAATAGAACACATCAAGTGATGAAGCTGACGCTATCGAGCCTAGAAGAATATGATGAATTGGCGAATTGGCAATTGAATTTCaacatttttttctcctttcatgAGCTCCGACTACTTGACTTGTCCAACATTAATATTGGAGGATTGCAATCACAGATAG ATATATCAAGATTCAAAAAGTTGAAAATCCTTGATCTCAGCAATAACCAACTCACTGGAACTATTCCGTTATCTTTTAAAAATCAATCTTCGCTTAGGGTCCTAAATCTGCAAGGCAACTATCTAAATGGCACACTTGATGTGCAAG ATATATCAGGATTCCAAAAATTGAAAATTCTTGATCTCAGCTTTAACGGGCTCACTGGAACTATTCCATTATCGTttagaaatctatcttcacttagtgcCCTATATCTAAGAGGCAACATGCTAAATGGCACCCTTCATGTGCAAG ATAAATCAAGATTCAGAAAGTTGAAGATCCTTGATCTCAGTGATAACAGCCTCACTGGGACTATTCCATTATATctcaaaaatctatcttcacttaatgcCCTATATCTAGGGGGCAACATGCTAAATGGCACACTTCATATGCAAG ACAAATCAAGATTCAAAAAGTTAAAAATTCTTGATCTCATTGATAACAGCAACACTGGGACTATTCCATTATATTTGAAAAATCCATCTTCACATAATGCCTTATATCTAGGAGGCAACATGCTAAATGGCACACTTCATATGCAAG ATAAATTAGGATTCAGAAAGTTGAAGATCCTTGATCTTAGTGATAACAGCCTCACTGGGACTATTTCATTATATctcaaaaatctatcttcacttaacgCCCTATATCTAAGGGGCAACATGCTAAATGGCACACTTCATATGCAAG ATAATTTAGGATTCAGAAAGTTGAAGATCCTTGATCTTAGTGATAACAGCCTCACTGGGACTATTTCATTATATctcaaaaatctatcttcacttaatgcCCTATATCTAAGGGGCAACATGCTAAATGGCACACTTCATATGCAAG ATAAATCGGGATTCAGAAAGTTGAAGATCCTTGATCTTCGTGGTAACAGTCTCACTGGGACTATTCCATTATATctcaaaaatctatcttcacttaatgcCCTATATCTATCGCAGAACATGCTAAATGGCACACTTCATATGCAAG ATAAATTAGGATTCAGAAAGTTGAAAATCCTTGATCTCAGCTATAACAAGTTCACTGGAACTATTCCATTATTGTTTGGAAATCTATCATCACTTAGTGCCCTATATCTAAGGAGGAGCATATTAAATGGCACACTTCATATGCAAG GCCTTCTGGGAATGCGGAAGCTTAGAGTGCTTGATCTTGGATTTAATCAGCTCACAGGAGGGATACCCATAGCCTTGGGAAATTTATCTTCCCTTAATTCCTTATATTTGGGTCAAAATAGTCTAACAGGTTCAGTGCCTTCACAAG CGCTCAGTAGACTGGAGAACCTACGTCATTTGGATCTCTCTGGCAACCAACTAAATGGAAGTCTTCCGTTATCTCTAAAGAAACTAGTTTCTCTTCAATATTTAGATCTTTCTAATAACTTGATGAAGGGTAATATTCCAGCATGCATCTTTGCAGGTCTTGTTTCTCTTAAATCTTTAGATCTTTCTCACAACCTATTTGATGGGCATTTCTCATTTTCCTCCTTTGCTAATCCTTCAAAACTAGTTTCTCTTCAATATTTAGATCTTTCTAATAACCTGATGAAGGGTAATATTCCAGCACGCATCTTTGCAGGTCTTGTTTCACTTCAGTATCTAGATCTTTCTTATAACCTATTTGATGGGCATTTCTCATTTTCCTCCTTTGGTAATCTTTCAAGGCTAGAATATATCGACTTGTCAAACAATGAGGAATTATTTATACATCTTGACAGAGGAAAGTTTGTTCCATCCTTGCAGCTACGGATCCTCATCTTGTCACATTGTAACCTTGATGCGAACCTCCATGCTTCCTCATCTTTTATTGCTTCCCAATGCATGTTACAAGCTCTTGATCTTTCCCACAATAACTTGAGAGGAAATTTTCCCAATTGGTTGTTCAAAAATCTAACTAGACTGATATTTCTCAACTTGAGAAACAACTCAATAAAGGGTGAGTTTCAATTCCCAAAGCATCTGAATACAAGCATGTCCCAAATTGATATCTCTATGAATTTGCTCAATGGATCGATTCCTACAGACATCGGCacaatattttcatatatggaggCCCTAAATTTATCCTCAAATTATCTAActaaaaatattccttcatcattTGGAAGTATGAATTCTCTATATTTTTTGGATTTATCCAATAATCTATTATCCGGTGAAGTACCAACTCACCTGATGGGTCCTAATTTGATTGTCTTGAAGCTTTCCAACAACAAATTGCATGGGCAGTTACGTTGTCCAAATCATAGTCTTGGTCTTCCTTCACATATTTATTTGGATGGGAACAATTTTACCGGAACGTTGCGGAGCATTCTATCACAACCATTATCGCTATTGGATGTCCACAATAACCAATTATCGGGTACAATTCCACAGAGTATAGGACTTGTTTCCAGTCTAATTAGTCTCAACCTCGCAGGAAATCATTTCCATGGCCAAATACCAAATCATATATGTAATCTAACATTTCTTTACGTGTTAGACTTATCCCATAATAACCTCTCCGGGCCATTACCTCATTGCTTCCAATCATCCGAACTAGTGCTTCTCAAGTTCACTGGGAATGCTTTAACAGGCACAATTCcaagtaattattttaatatttcagACCTTACAGCATTGGATGTCAGCAATAACCAGCTTTCAGGTAAACTGCCAAGACAGATAGGAGAAAATATACCTTTGGAGATTCTTGTTCTTAGTGGAAACTCACTTGAAGGCCCTGTACCAATTGAGTTATGCAAGCTACAGTCTTTACATGTTCTGGATCTTTCGCAAAACAATATTTCAGGATCAATACCCTCTTGCTTTGGCAAAATGCACTTCAGAAAATCTGATTCAGCACATCAATATTTGTCTGTCGTTGGCGAATTGGGTTTTGGTAGTCGATGGGAAGTCAATACGGGTGTGGAGTCTTACATAACTGAGATAATGATTGTAGACCTCATCAGCAAAGGCAACTTATATGCCTACAGAACGGATTATTTGGTTCTGATGTCTGCAATTGATTTGTCAGCAAACAAGCTGACTGGAAACATCCCACTAGAAATTGGAAATCTGGATGAGCTTGTACAATTGAATCTATCACACAATCAGCTAACAGGTCCAATCCCACAAACTTTCTCAAAACTCCATCAGATTGAGAGCTTGGATTTATCACACAATCAGTTGAGTGGTGTGATACCTTCGCAATTGACTCAACTAAAGTTCTTAGAGGTCTTTTCAGTGGCCTACAATATCTTATCTGGATGTACACCGGATTTCAAAGATCAATTTGCCACATTTAACGTGAGTAGCTATGAGGGTAATATTGGAT